A window of Acidobacteriota bacterium contains these coding sequences:
- a CDS encoding cob(I)yrinic acid a,c-diamide adenosyltransferase, giving the protein MAPGPVSSDPFAPRLHVYTGDGKGKTTACIGLAVRAVGAGRRVWMIQFDKGYDGTNEHYAERKVLRTLPRLRLDPTGCERIRPDGTFRFGVTPPDLEEASRGLSLAREAVRSRDHDLVILDEVLSAQQYRLIREEDILDLLNAWRSDGQAELVLSGRTRLQSVLDAADLVTEMRKVKHYFDAGVPAREGIEY; this is encoded by the coding sequence ATGGCGCCTGGCCCCGTTTCCAGTGACCCCTTCGCGCCTCGCCTCCACGTGTACACGGGCGACGGCAAGGGAAAGACCACGGCCTGCATCGGCCTCGCGGTCCGCGCTGTCGGAGCGGGGCGAAGGGTCTGGATGATCCAGTTCGACAAGGGGTACGACGGCACGAACGAACACTACGCCGAGCGGAAGGTACTCCGTACCCTGCCCCGCCTGAGACTCGACCCCACCGGCTGCGAACGGATACGGCCCGACGGGACCTTCCGCTTCGGCGTGACGCCTCCCGACCTCGAGGAGGCGTCACGCGGGCTCTCCTTGGCGAGGGAAGCCGTGCGATCGCGGGACCACGACCTGGTGATCCTGGACGAGGTCCTCTCGGCCCAGCAGTACCGGCTCATCCGGGAGGAGGACATCCTGGACCTTCTGAATGCGTGGCGAAGCGATGGGCAGGCGGAACTCGTCCTTTCGGGCCGGACCCGACTCCAGTCCGTCCTGGACGCCGCGGATCTGGTCACCGAGATGAGGAAGGTGAAACACTACTTCGATGCGGGCGTCCCGGCCCGCGAGGGCATCGAGTATTGA
- a CDS encoding 30S ribosomal protein S1 has translation MSVTEERDHQGPGAPFEVPQEWLDLNSDNIGEESQVDMGALLKAQVADHSERHLIRGRVVAITPTDVLIDVGLKSEGVVPKEEFLNARGELAVAPGDEVEVFLERLEDQNGHVVLSKVKAQKMKAWEEVERAYKEGRPIKGIILDRVKGGLAVDVGVRAFLPGSLVDLQPIRNLRALKGQEVEMRVIKVNRKRGNIVLSRKAYLEEKVSVQKERILEAVQQGVPLRGTIKNLTNFGAFVDLGGIDGLLHVTDMSWKRVNHPSEMFQVGDQIDVLVLNFDEETGKLQLGFKQLEPSPWTNVGDKYPIGMKVRGQVISLTNYGAFVELEPGIEGMIHVSEMSWTKKVKHPSAVLNVGDMVEVVILDVDVEAQRISLGLKQAEPNPWDIITETFREGDRVTGKVRNITDFGVFVEVLDGVDGLVHISDLSWKRINHPSEVLKKGDDVSAVITNIDAVNQRLSLSIKALLPDIWEQFFQNHYVGDVVPGAVTKIVDFGAFVDLGDGVEGLVHISELSDKHITSCSEVVEVGQSYPFKIIRLEPHEKRIGLSLKEGQRRERQAREREDDPQYRPAEDGRVSLGDVLDFSGFQKNGEE, from the coding sequence ATGTCGGTTACGGAAGAACGGGACCATCAGGGTCCAGGTGCGCCCTTTGAGGTGCCCCAGGAGTGGCTCGACCTGAACTCCGACAACATCGGGGAAGAGAGCCAGGTGGATATGGGGGCGCTCCTCAAGGCCCAGGTGGCCGATCATAGCGAACGGCACCTCATCCGCGGCCGGGTGGTCGCCATCACGCCCACCGACGTCCTCATCGACGTGGGTCTCAAGAGCGAAGGCGTGGTGCCCAAGGAGGAGTTCCTCAACGCGCGCGGCGAACTCGCCGTGGCGCCGGGGGACGAGGTGGAGGTCTTCCTGGAGCGCTTGGAGGACCAGAACGGGCACGTGGTTCTGAGCAAGGTCAAGGCCCAGAAGATGAAGGCCTGGGAAGAGGTGGAGCGCGCCTACAAGGAAGGGCGTCCCATCAAGGGCATCATCCTGGACCGGGTGAAGGGCGGCCTGGCGGTGGACGTGGGCGTTCGCGCCTTCCTCCCCGGCTCCCTGGTGGATCTTCAGCCCATCCGCAACCTCCGCGCCCTCAAGGGCCAGGAGGTCGAAATGCGGGTCATCAAGGTGAACCGCAAGCGCGGAAACATCGTTCTCTCCCGCAAAGCCTACCTGGAAGAAAAGGTCTCGGTCCAGAAGGAAAGGATCCTCGAGGCCGTCCAGCAGGGCGTCCCCCTCCGCGGCACCATCAAGAACCTCACGAACTTCGGCGCCTTCGTGGACCTGGGCGGCATCGACGGCCTGCTTCACGTGACGGACATGTCCTGGAAGCGGGTGAACCACCCCTCCGAGATGTTCCAGGTCGGCGATCAGATCGACGTCCTCGTTCTGAACTTCGACGAAGAGACGGGGAAACTCCAGCTGGGCTTCAAGCAGCTCGAGCCCTCCCCGTGGACGAACGTGGGCGACAAGTATCCCATCGGGATGAAGGTCCGGGGCCAGGTCATCTCCCTGACGAACTACGGCGCCTTCGTGGAACTGGAGCCCGGCATCGAAGGCATGATCCACGTTTCCGAAATGTCCTGGACCAAGAAGGTCAAGCATCCCTCCGCCGTCCTCAACGTGGGCGACATGGTCGAGGTGGTGATCCTGGACGTGGACGTGGAGGCCCAGCGCATCTCCCTCGGCCTCAAGCAGGCCGAACCCAATCCCTGGGACATCATCACGGAGACCTTCCGTGAGGGCGATCGGGTGACCGGCAAGGTGCGCAACATCACCGATTTCGGGGTCTTCGTGGAGGTCCTCGACGGAGTGGACGGCCTCGTCCACATTTCCGACCTCTCCTGGAAGCGGATCAACCATCCCAGCGAAGTGCTGAAGAAGGGGGACGACGTCTCGGCGGTCATCACCAACATCGACGCCGTGAACCAGCGCCTTTCCTTGAGCATCAAAGCCCTCCTGCCCGACATCTGGGAGCAGTTCTTCCAGAATCACTACGTGGGCGACGTGGTTCCCGGCGCCGTCACGAAGATCGTGGACTTCGGCGCCTTCGTGGACCTGGGCGACGGTGTCGAGGGGCTCGTCCACATTTCCGAGCTATCCGACAAGCACATCACGAGCTGTTCGGAGGTGGTGGAAGTCGGACAGAGCTACCCCTTCAAGATCATTCGTCTCGAGCCCCACGAAAAGCGCATCGGCCTCTCTCTCAAGGAAGGCCAGAGGCGCGAGCGCCAGGCGAGGGAGCGTGAGGACGACCCGCAGTACCGTCCGGCCGAGGACGGTCGGGTGAGCCTCGGGGACGTCCTGGATTTCAGCGGGTTCCAGAAGAACGGAGAGGAGTGA
- a CDS encoding integration host factor subunit beta encodes MTKADLIELVAKQSTLPKKPAEIIVNTIFKAVTDALESGEKVELRGFGSFRMKVREARTARNPKTGEKVQVSRKKVPYFRAGKELKEAVNRH; translated from the coding sequence ATGACGAAGGCTGACCTGATCGAACTGGTGGCCAAGCAGTCCACCCTGCCGAAGAAACCGGCGGAGATCATCGTCAACACCATCTTCAAGGCCGTGACCGACGCCCTCGAAAGCGGAGAGAAGGTCGAACTCCGCGGCTTCGGGAGTTTCCGCATGAAGGTGCGGGAGGCCCGCACGGCCCGCAACCCCAAGACCGGCGAAAAGGTCCAGGTCTCACGGAAGAAGGTCCCCTACTTCCGGGCTGGCAAGGAACTCAAGGAAGCGGTGAACCGTCACTGA
- a CDS encoding HIT domain-containing protein: MEIVFSPWRLQYVKDPDKQAGGCVFCKAFTDPPSLDNLVVYRDGATAVLLNKFPYTNGHLLVVPRAHVDTLTGLDTAARASAIETVAYCEHLLRRVYNPHGFNVGLNLGEAAGAGIIDHLHFHIVPRWTGDTNFTTLFGKLRVIPEDLQGLFERLRVEFPEKIG, from the coding sequence ATGGAGATCGTCTTTTCGCCCTGGCGCCTTCAATACGTGAAGGATCCCGACAAGCAGGCCGGCGGGTGCGTGTTCTGCAAGGCCTTTACCGATCCGCCTTCGTTGGACAACCTGGTGGTGTACCGCGACGGCGCGACGGCCGTTCTCCTGAACAAGTTCCCGTACACGAACGGCCATCTCCTCGTGGTCCCCAGGGCCCACGTGGACACCCTCACCGGCCTGGACACCGCGGCCCGGGCTTCAGCCATCGAGACCGTCGCGTATTGCGAGCACCTCCTCAGGCGGGTTTACAACCCGCACGGATTCAACGTGGGCCTCAACCTGGGCGAGGCGGCCGGGGCCGGAATCATCGACCACCTGCACTTCCACATCGTGCCCAGGTGGACCGGAGACACGAACTTCACGACGCTCTTCGGCAAGCTCCGGGTCATCCCCGAGGATCTCCAAGGCCTTTTCGAGCGCCTCCGCGTCGAATTTCCGGAGAAGATCGGGTAA
- a CDS encoding 6-phosphofructokinase, producing MVGSSFTGPAGGPKVGMVFSGGPAPAANAVISAAALGFLDHGIGVLGFLDGFSRLERWDGSEGSRLEPGRDYLVLDDSISTIRNHRGIFLRSSRANPGKSVRSRGDLEDASKSSKLRAIVSGLKAHGVGALLTMGGDDTLKTANFLHLLGMPTIHIPKTIDNDYYGIAWTFGFWTAVDSAQKALLNLKADADSTNAYFLVELMGRKAGWITYAAGVAGEACDILAAEDVDGDVDPDALASRFADLIIRREKAGRTAGLICIAEGLADRLGESHRPREVDAHGNVYFGKAELCRSLAEKTAALYTERTGRIKKVNPKQIGYETRTAPPISFDVVLGSMLGHGAFRLYQEGRFGCMVSVEDQFQIRAVPFADLIDPETLLTKIRLVDRDSDLFRLKDALSYPRG from the coding sequence ATGGTCGGCTCCTCGTTCACCGGTCCCGCCGGTGGCCCGAAGGTGGGGATGGTCTTTTCCGGCGGCCCCGCGCCTGCCGCCAACGCCGTCATCTCGGCGGCCGCTCTCGGTTTCCTGGACCACGGAATCGGAGTCCTGGGGTTCCTCGACGGGTTCTCCCGCCTGGAGAGGTGGGATGGGTCCGAGGGGTCCCGGCTCGAGCCCGGCCGTGACTACCTCGTCCTCGACGACTCGATCTCCACGATCCGGAACCACCGGGGCATCTTCCTCCGGTCCTCGCGGGCCAATCCCGGCAAGTCCGTTCGAAGCCGCGGCGACCTTGAGGACGCGTCCAAATCCTCCAAGCTGCGCGCCATCGTCAGCGGGCTGAAGGCCCACGGCGTTGGCGCCCTTCTCACCATGGGCGGCGACGACACGCTGAAGACGGCCAACTTCCTCCACCTTCTCGGGATGCCCACCATCCACATCCCCAAGACCATCGACAACGACTACTATGGAATCGCCTGGACCTTCGGATTCTGGACGGCGGTGGACTCCGCCCAGAAGGCCCTTCTCAACCTGAAGGCCGACGCCGACTCCACCAACGCCTACTTCCTGGTGGAGCTCATGGGGCGCAAAGCCGGCTGGATCACCTACGCCGCGGGGGTGGCGGGCGAAGCGTGCGACATCCTCGCCGCCGAGGACGTGGACGGAGACGTGGACCCGGATGCCCTCGCCTCCCGTTTCGCGGACCTGATCATCCGGAGGGAGAAGGCCGGGCGCACGGCTGGACTCATCTGCATCGCGGAGGGCCTCGCGGACCGCCTCGGCGAATCCCACCGTCCCCGGGAGGTGGACGCCCACGGGAACGTGTACTTTGGCAAAGCCGAACTCTGCAGAAGCCTCGCGGAAAAGACCGCGGCCCTTTATACGGAGCGGACGGGACGGATCAAGAAAGTCAATCCGAAGCAAATCGGATACGAGACGCGCACGGCCCCACCCATCTCCTTCGACGTGGTCCTGGGTTCCATGCTGGGCCACGGGGCTTTCCGGCTTTATCAGGAAGGCCGCTTCGGGTGCATGGTGAGCGTGGAGGACCAGTTCCAGATTCGCGCGGTGCCCTTCGCCGACCTCATCGATCCGGAAACCCTGCTCACGAAGATCCGCCTCGTGGACCGGGACAGCGACCTCTTCCGATTGAAGGACGCCCTCTCCTACCCGAGGGGCTGA
- a CDS encoding YebC/PmpR family DNA-binding transcriptional regulator, giving the protein MSGHNKWANIKARKGSQDAKRGKMFTKIAKEIIVAAKLGGGDPDNNPRLRAAIQAGRAINMPNDNIKRAISRGTGGEGAEAIEEILFEGFGPAGVAIMVEVQTDNRNRTTGEIRHLFSKYGGNMGVPGCAARNFQRQGQITVAGEGLTEEKVFEAAIEAGAEDVQSDGDTYTVVTTFESLNSVNDALVKAGLPVTGSRPAYVPLLTVRLQGDQVKGLLKLVDALEDNDDVAAVWANFDIDDKDLEAFEAG; this is encoded by the coding sequence ATGTCCGGTCACAACAAATGGGCCAATATCAAGGCGCGCAAAGGCTCCCAGGACGCCAAGCGCGGTAAGATGTTCACCAAGATCGCCAAAGAGATCATCGTGGCGGCCAAGCTCGGCGGAGGCGACCCCGATAACAACCCGCGGCTTCGGGCGGCCATCCAGGCGGGCCGGGCCATCAACATGCCCAACGACAACATCAAGAGGGCCATCTCCCGCGGGACGGGTGGCGAGGGCGCCGAGGCCATCGAGGAAATCCTCTTCGAAGGATTCGGGCCCGCCGGCGTCGCCATCATGGTGGAGGTCCAGACCGACAACCGGAACCGTACCACCGGCGAGATCCGCCATCTGTTCAGCAAGTACGGGGGGAACATGGGCGTCCCCGGTTGCGCTGCCCGGAACTTCCAGCGGCAGGGGCAGATCACCGTGGCGGGCGAGGGGCTCACCGAGGAGAAGGTCTTCGAGGCCGCCATCGAGGCCGGGGCGGAGGATGTTCAGAGCGACGGCGATACCTACACGGTCGTCACAACCTTCGAATCCCTCAACAGCGTGAACGATGCGCTCGTCAAGGCCGGCCTCCCGGTCACCGGCTCCAGGCCCGCGTACGTCCCACTCCTGACCGTCCGCCTCCAGGGGGACCAGGTGAAGGGCCTCCTCAAGCTGGTGGACGCCCTGGAGGACAACGACGACGTGGCGGCCGTTTGGGCCAACTTCGACATCGACGACAAGGACCTGGAGGCTTTCGAGGCCGGATGA
- the ruvC gene encoding crossover junction endodeoxyribonuclease RuvC has protein sequence MIALGVDSGSRCTGYGVVEGRGPAHRALAFGAVRLSPDLPHSERLALIGERLRALIGEFHPEVLALEGVFMAENAQSALKLGQVRGAVMLTAAQVGVPVLEISPAEVKAAVTGYGRAEKVQVQKMVQAILGLPKPPTPLDASDALALAICALARSRLGSVGAPR, from the coding sequence ATGATCGCGCTCGGGGTGGACTCGGGCTCCCGGTGCACCGGTTACGGCGTCGTGGAAGGACGCGGGCCCGCCCACCGGGCGCTTGCCTTCGGGGCCGTGCGGTTGTCCCCGGATCTGCCCCACTCCGAACGGCTCGCCCTCATCGGCGAGAGGCTCCGCGCTCTCATCGGGGAATTCCACCCGGAAGTCCTGGCCCTCGAAGGGGTCTTCATGGCCGAGAACGCCCAGAGCGCGCTCAAACTGGGGCAGGTGCGAGGGGCCGTCATGTTGACCGCCGCCCAGGTGGGCGTGCCTGTCTTGGAGATTTCGCCGGCGGAAGTCAAGGCGGCCGTCACCGGCTACGGCCGGGCGGAAAAGGTTCAAGTCCAGAAAATGGTCCAGGCCATCCTCGGTTTGCCCAAGCCTCCGACGCCGCTCGACGCCTCCGATGCGCTCGCCCTGGCCATCTGCGCCCTGGCCCGGAGCCGGCTTGGGTCCGTCGGAGCCCCAAGATGA
- the ruvA gene encoding Holliday junction branch migration protein RuvA, translating to MIGRLRGKLLEREPSGLVVEAGGVGYQVQVPLTTFTRLQEDTVDLYIHTEVRADAILLFGFLTRPERETFRRLMAVQGVGPMTALAVLSGLTFDELLAAIRGGDTRRLQSIPRVGKKTAERICLELREKMSDFGGISLPGTPTSTLGGELTDALTALESLGYKTAQAEKALADARAQAPAGPIETWIRLALKSLS from the coding sequence ATGATCGGGCGCCTCCGGGGGAAACTCCTGGAGCGCGAGCCCTCCGGCCTGGTGGTGGAAGCGGGCGGCGTGGGCTACCAGGTCCAGGTGCCCCTGACCACCTTCACGCGGCTCCAAGAAGACACGGTGGACCTTTACATCCACACGGAGGTGAGGGCCGACGCCATCCTGCTCTTCGGCTTCCTCACCCGCCCCGAAAGGGAAACCTTCCGGAGACTCATGGCCGTTCAGGGCGTGGGTCCCATGACGGCTCTGGCCGTGCTCTCGGGACTCACGTTTGACGAGCTTCTGGCGGCCATCCGGGGTGGCGACACCCGAAGGCTCCAGTCCATCCCGCGCGTGGGCAAGAAGACCGCCGAGCGGATCTGCCTCGAACTGCGGGAGAAGATGTCCGATTTCGGCGGGATCTCCCTCCCGGGGACCCCAACCTCCACCCTCGGCGGCGAACTGACGGACGCGCTGACGGCCCTGGAGAGCCTCGGATACAAGACCGCCCAAGCCGAAAAGGCCCTCGCCGACGCGCGCGCTCAGGCGCCCGCCGGACCCATCGAGACGTGGATCCGCCTCGCCCTCAAGTCCTTGTCCTGA
- a CDS encoding response regulator, translated as MGHRILILESGIPVVPFDQSLLLRKEHEVLRAATGEEALRKISEVSPSLIITDDRLADMEVRDFVKQVRLNPAGRHAALILLSGSPSAEKPEGVNTVLRKPVVGGDFNEACRRLLSIAVRKDARLLVYVQVQGYVQSSLFLCNSLNLSASGILILTARRLKLGDSIQLQITLPLEKDKVRVSGKVVREAREVDSRLNAYGVQFEDLGPEDRRRIQAFVDAGLRGGL; from the coding sequence ATGGGACATCGCATTCTGATCTTGGAGAGCGGAATTCCGGTGGTGCCGTTTGACCAGAGCCTCCTCCTGAGGAAGGAGCACGAGGTCCTACGCGCCGCGACGGGCGAGGAGGCCCTCCGAAAAATCTCGGAGGTGAGCCCGAGCCTCATCATCACGGACGACCGACTGGCCGACATGGAGGTCCGGGATTTCGTAAAGCAAGTTCGGCTCAACCCGGCGGGCCGCCACGCCGCCCTGATCCTTCTGAGCGGGAGCCCGTCGGCGGAGAAGCCGGAGGGGGTCAACACCGTCCTGCGAAAACCCGTCGTGGGGGGCGATTTCAACGAGGCCTGCCGCCGCCTCCTCTCGATCGCCGTGCGCAAGGACGCCCGCCTTCTGGTCTACGTTCAGGTGCAGGGGTACGTGCAATCGAGTCTGTTCCTGTGCAATTCCCTCAACCTGAGTGCCTCGGGCATCCTGATTTTGACCGCCCGGCGATTGAAGCTGGGCGACTCCATTCAACTCCAAATCACCCTCCCCCTCGAAAAGGACAAGGTGAGGGTCTCGGGCAAGGTGGTGAGGGAGGCTCGGGAGGTGGATTCGCGCCTCAACGCCTACGGGGTCCAGTTCGAGGACCTCGGCCCCGAAGACCGGCGCCGTATCCAGGCTTTCGTGGACGCGGGATTGAGGGGCGGCCTTTAG
- the cysK gene encoding cysteine synthase A, whose amino-acid sequence MRGRIYDNISQVIGDTPLVRLNRIPSADMAEVCVKLESLNPGASVKDRIAHAMISAAEEAGTLLPGMSIVEPTSGNTGIGLAMVAAQKGYRLTLVMPDTMSLERRRLLQAFGARLILTPGEKGMKGAIAVALRIASETPGCFVPSQFDNPANPWIHRNSTALEVLRDTGGKLDAFVAGVGTGGTVAGVGRMLKASLGPSVMVLAVEPSDSPVLSGGEPGKHRIQGIGAGFVPDNYDPSVVDRVVRVGFDEALEAARRLGLEEGILAGISSGAILHAALGVARELGPGKRVVSVVCDSGERYLSTPLYPYEEPESAAP is encoded by the coding sequence ATGAGAGGACGAATCTACGACAACATCTCGCAGGTCATAGGGGATACGCCCCTCGTGCGCCTGAACCGGATTCCATCGGCGGACATGGCCGAAGTGTGCGTCAAACTCGAATCCCTCAATCCCGGCGCCAGCGTAAAGGACCGCATCGCGCACGCGATGATATCCGCCGCCGAGGAAGCGGGAACCCTCCTGCCTGGGATGTCCATCGTCGAGCCGACCTCCGGGAACACGGGGATCGGTCTCGCCATGGTGGCCGCGCAGAAGGGATACCGGCTGACCCTTGTGATGCCGGACACCATGAGTCTGGAACGGAGGCGGCTGCTCCAGGCCTTCGGCGCCCGGCTGATTCTGACTCCGGGAGAGAAGGGGATGAAGGGGGCCATCGCCGTGGCCCTCCGCATCGCCTCCGAAACGCCGGGGTGCTTCGTGCCCTCACAGTTCGACAATCCGGCGAATCCCTGGATCCACAGGAACTCGACGGCCCTGGAAGTACTGAGGGACACGGGGGGAAAACTGGACGCCTTCGTGGCGGGGGTCGGGACGGGTGGAACGGTGGCGGGCGTCGGGAGAATGCTCAAGGCCAGCCTGGGGCCATCGGTCATGGTCCTGGCGGTGGAACCGTCGGATTCGCCCGTGCTCTCGGGTGGAGAGCCAGGAAAGCACCGGATCCAGGGAATCGGAGCCGGATTCGTTCCGGACAACTACGACCCCTCGGTGGTGGACCGGGTCGTGCGCGTCGGGTTCGACGAGGCCCTCGAGGCGGCCCGCCGCCTCGGACTCGAAGAGGGCATCCTGGCGGGCATCTCCTCGGGGGCGATCCTTCACGCCGCCCTCGGGGTGGCCCGGGAGCTCGGGCCCGGGAAGCGCGTCGTGAGCGTCGTGTGCGATAGCGGCGAACGGTATCTCTCCACCCCGCTTTATCCCTACGAGGAGCCGGAATCCGCCGCCCCCTGA
- the nth gene encoding endonuclease III, with protein MREESGRAKRVAEGLRALYPDASCTLSFRTPFELLVATILSARCRDERVNQVTPALFGRWPGPGELAEAEPQELEEIVRPTGFFRNKARFLRQVSRLIAERHGGAVPGTMEELLRLPGVARKTANVVLGTGFGIQEGFVVDTHVARLSRRLGLTAHRRSEAIEADLMARFPRREWTALGHRLIRHGRAICTARVPRCGGCLLMSDCPRIGLGQERPAAGPVFGRERAREGAVRPEAQERER; from the coding sequence ATGCGGGAGGAGTCTGGACGGGCCAAACGCGTCGCGGAAGGCTTGAGGGCTCTCTATCCGGACGCATCCTGCACCCTGTCCTTCCGGACGCCCTTTGAGCTCCTCGTGGCGACGATCCTGTCGGCCCGATGCCGCGATGAGCGTGTGAACCAGGTCACGCCGGCCCTGTTCGGGAGATGGCCTGGACCCGGGGAGCTGGCGGAGGCCGAGCCCCAGGAACTGGAAGAGATCGTTCGTCCCACGGGGTTTTTCCGGAACAAGGCCCGTTTCCTGAGGCAGGTCAGCCGCCTCATCGCCGAAAGGCACGGAGGAGCGGTGCCAGGGACCATGGAAGAACTGCTTCGGCTCCCCGGAGTGGCCAGGAAGACGGCCAACGTGGTTCTGGGAACGGGATTTGGAATCCAAGAGGGGTTCGTGGTGGATACGCACGTGGCGCGGCTTTCGAGGCGGCTCGGGTTGACGGCGCATCGAAGGTCCGAAGCCATCGAGGCGGATCTCATGGCCCGGTTTCCCAGGCGGGAATGGACGGCCCTCGGCCACCGGCTGATCCGGCACGGTCGGGCCATCTGTACGGCCCGGGTGCCCAGGTGCGGCGGATGCCTGTTGATGAGCGATTGTCCCCGAATCGGCCTCGGCCAGGAACGTCCTGCCGCCGGGCCTGTCTTCGGGAGAGAGCGGGCCAGGGAGGGCGCGGTCCGTCCCGAGGCTCAGGAGCGAGAGAGATGA
- the lnt gene encoding apolipoprotein N-acyltransferase — protein MAGTVGRLFERLGSDRLRFPLALVAGAVLWGLSLPPYGVGILAVAAFVPGLLFLPEETPRRAASWGWAGGALCEAVTLWWLVPTMVRYGGIAPWMAIPLVAGLSVLLGLYWAGFYATVAWAVKRRGEGALLLAPCAWVVWEWLRGHLLTGFPWWGPGYSLSLYSALLQNARFLGVIGLSFLAVLGAAAVALWIRERGAPSTLAGVLLSVLLYGGAFAWGTVQAGRPVSPMPRLAVGYLQPNIRQDEKWDPEEADRTWTRLETLSLAFRKFGLRLLVWPESCTPVAWDGDEAYRSGVASIARELSAPILLGTTFKGPGGFQNGAVLVPPEGGEGGRYAKTHLVPFGEYVPLRRLLFFARPLVEAVGDFVPGDSLRPLSTPAGAASVTICYEAIFPGLVRRQVREGGEILVNLTNDAWYEGTPGPAQHFLMERVRAVETDRFLIRSANGGISGIVDPRGRLQSAATPGEPASFWGIVAPRKTETLWVKVGALWLVAPLVLLFLAAVPWPRLGGRRLDAPAAEIESP, from the coding sequence GTGGCTGGAACGGTCGGGCGTCTTTTCGAGCGGCTTGGCTCAGATCGGTTGAGGTTCCCCCTGGCCCTGGTCGCGGGGGCCGTCCTGTGGGGTCTTTCGCTCCCTCCGTACGGCGTGGGCATCCTCGCGGTGGCCGCCTTCGTTCCGGGCCTTCTCTTTCTGCCGGAAGAGACACCCCGCCGGGCGGCGTCGTGGGGGTGGGCGGGCGGAGCCCTTTGCGAAGCCGTCACCCTCTGGTGGCTCGTTCCCACCATGGTCCGGTACGGGGGGATCGCTCCATGGATGGCCATTCCCCTCGTGGCGGGGCTGTCCGTGCTCCTCGGGCTTTACTGGGCGGGTTTCTACGCAACGGTGGCCTGGGCCGTGAAGCGCCGGGGAGAGGGAGCGCTTCTCCTCGCGCCCTGCGCTTGGGTGGTCTGGGAATGGCTGAGGGGCCATCTCCTCACGGGGTTTCCGTGGTGGGGCCCCGGCTATTCCCTCAGCCTCTACTCCGCCTTGCTCCAGAACGCCAGGTTCCTCGGAGTCATCGGCCTCTCCTTCCTGGCCGTGCTGGGCGCCGCGGCCGTGGCCCTCTGGATCCGGGAGCGCGGGGCCCCGTCCACCTTGGCGGGCGTCCTTCTATCGGTGCTCCTGTATGGGGGCGCCTTCGCCTGGGGGACCGTCCAGGCCGGGCGCCCCGTGTCTCCCATGCCCCGCCTCGCCGTCGGATACCTTCAGCCGAACATCCGTCAGGATGAGAAATGGGACCCCGAGGAGGCGGATCGCACCTGGACCAGGCTGGAGACCCTGAGCCTCGCTTTCCGCAAGTTCGGCCTGCGGTTGCTCGTCTGGCCCGAGTCCTGCACACCCGTGGCATGGGACGGGGACGAGGCCTACCGATCGGGGGTGGCCTCCATTGCTCGGGAGCTGTCCGCTCCCATCCTGCTCGGTACGACCTTCAAGGGTCCAGGGGGGTTCCAGAACGGCGCCGTGCTGGTGCCGCCGGAGGGTGGGGAGGGCGGTCGCTACGCCAAGACCCACCTTGTCCCCTTCGGGGAATACGTGCCGCTGCGCCGCCTTCTCTTCTTTGCCCGACCCCTCGTGGAGGCGGTGGGGGACTTCGTTCCAGGAGACTCCCTCCGACCCCTGTCCACTCCCGCCGGCGCGGCCTCCGTAACCATCTGTTATGAGGCCATCTTCCCCGGTCTAGTGAGAAGGCAGGTGAGGGAGGGGGGCGAGATTCTCGTGAATCTCACGAACGATGCATGGTACGAAGGGACCCCCGGTCCCGCCCAGCATTTCCTCATGGAACGCGTCCGCGCCGTGGAGACGGACCGGTTCCTGATCCGGAGCGCCAACGGCGGGATCAGCGGAATCGTGGATCCCCGCGGCCGGCTGCAATCCGCGGCCACGCCGGGGGAACCGGCTTCGTTCTGGGGCATCGTCGCCCCAAGGAAGACGGAGACTCTCTGGGTGAAAGTGGGGGCCCTCTGGTTGGTGGCGCCCCTGGTTCTGCTTTTCCTGGCCGCCGTGCCCTGGCCAAGACTCGGGGGAAGACGATTGGACGCGCCCGCCGCGGAGATCGAGAGCCCCTGA